The Labrus mixtus chromosome 18, fLabMix1.1, whole genome shotgun sequence DNA segment GATCAGGAACGCCAAAAGGACCGCCAACACCAGTGTGGTGGCtttttgctctgttttctcAGCATTGAACCTCTCCATTGCCTGCATCTTCAAAGCTTGAATAATTTTAACAGTGCAGAATGTGATTATCGAAATTGGGACAATGAAGCTGAAAATGACCAACATCACATCAAAGCCAATCTGTAGGTAGGGAACATGTTTTGGGTAGTCCAGAAAGCATGCATGTACGTCATACTCAGGGAAATGTTCTACTTTCCTGAAGACGAGAGTAGGGACACAGAGCAGTAACCCAAACCCCCACACGAGCAGACAGCCCAGTTTGGCATACTTTGGCCTACGCATTCTGCCATGGGACATTGTATGCACCAGTGCCACATAGCGATCCATGCCTACAAGAACAAGGAAGTAGATGCTGCAGTAGGCGTTCATCTTAATGCCAAGGTTGATGACTTTGCACAAAAACAGACCAAAGGGCCAGTCGAACCCATTGGAGATATTCACAGCCCAGAAAGGCAAACAACACATCAGAACGAGGTCGGCAGCAGCCAGGTTGCTCAGGTAGATCTCAGCAACAGTGCAGGCCTTCTTGTGCAAGCAGAAAACTATCAGGACAAACACGTTAAAAACAATCCCCAGCACGGTGATGAATGCAATGTACACCGGCTGCCAGCTGTAGAGCCACTCCCAGGCATCTGAATCTAAGCATCCAGTGCCattggtgatgttttggtcTCCATATGAGGCTGGGGTGATGTAGTCAGCAGGGACGCTGTcaggaataaaacaaagaattaaaactttattttagagCAACCGTTTTATATTCTGACATTTCAGCTGGTTAGCCTATAGTTCCATTCAAATTTCTAAACAGCATGCTCACAGGATGTACTATCATACCCAGGGTATCAGTACAGTGCACAGCACTGTGCACTGCAGTGCTCCTATAACTATTAAACAGTTAAAGAAAGCATTTTGTAAATCTGTCAGTGAATATTTGCATTTCATATTCTGTAAGCAACTGTCTTATTTCTGTTGAGATtgttttggtccatatcaccCATCAGGGTAAATACTCCTTTTTTGGGTCATGCAACTTATTTAGCCTTTGCTATAACCAATTCTGCCAATGCAATTTCTTTTCAAGCAGTAAACTTGGTAGTAAGCACAATGACATAAGCCATAACAACAACATGAATTAGTTATTTATTTGGAATTACCCTTAACAAACATCTGATAATGAGCTGAGCTCTTAATGCAAACCGCACACCTGAACATGTGTAACTCTGGCCATGTTTACTttagaaggaaagaaaaatctaatttgatGTGCCACTGCAACTTTGAAGCAGCAGCTCTTGCATATGCATCATCCCATAGATCCAGATATCCAATGTCAA contains these protein-coding regions:
- the bdkrb2 gene encoding B2 bradykinin receptor — translated: MWNNSEGMNLPPTSVPADYITPASYGDQNITNGTGCLDSDAWEWLYSWQPVYIAFITVLGIVFNVFVLIVFCLHKKACTVAEIYLSNLAAADLVLMCCLPFWAVNISNGFDWPFGLFLCKVINLGIKMNAYCSIYFLVLVGMDRYVALVHTMSHGRMRRPKYAKLGCLLVWGFGLLLCVPTLVFRKVEHFPEYDVHACFLDYPKHVPYLQIGFDVMLVIFSFIVPISIITFCTVKIIQALKMQAMERFNAEKTEQKATTLVLAVLLAFLICWVPFHVVATVDMMVRAVGLVGCHLEDVLDICNQMFTYLAFFNSVLNPILYVIVGKNFRKKALELFKQWNIKRVTTFESTRSNQSSTLKTLV